In Actinomycetes bacterium, the genomic window CACCGCCTGCACCCCGTCGGCATGGACCTGCCAGGCCGCGACCGGGTCATCGGCGACGCGCGGGCCGGTAGGGAGTCGCACGTCGCAGCCCATGGCGAGGAAGCCGGGGAACCACTCGACCAGGTGGCTGACGACGTCGCGGGCCGTCCACCCGTCCACCGGCGCCGGCGCCGACCAGTCGGTGGTGCCGCGGACCCGGTCGGAGAAGGCGCCGGCGATCCGCCGGTGCCGCTCGGCCGGGTCCGCTGCCGCCAGGGACACGTCGGTCACCTAGACGGCCCCGTCGCCGAGGAGTGCGTCGAGCTTGGCGTAGCCGTCGTTGACGCCGGACTCCATGCCGCTGGCCAGCCAGGCGTCGCGGCCCTCGAAGCTGTCGCACAGCGACTCGGCGACCAGGCGGGTGCGTCCGTCCCCCAGGTCCTCGAAGCGCAACGTCTCCAGGGACACGCCGTCGGGCATGGCCTCCCAGGTGAAGGTCTGCACGATCCGCTCCGGGCTCACGGTGTGGAAGCAGCCGCGGAAGGCGTACTCCTCGTCGCCGCGGATGCCGACGAACCGCCATGAGCCGCCGTCGCGGGCGTCCCAGTGGTCGATCTTGGTGGTGATGTTGTGCGGCCCGATCCACCGGGCGAAGAGGTCCGGGTCGGTGTGCGCCCGGAACAGCTGCTCCGGCGTGCCGGCGAACTCGCGCGTGATCCGGATGATCGGGACCCGCGGGTCCGCCTCGATGGTCGCCTGGGCCGGGTTCGTGGTGGTCATGATGCCGTTCCTTCCTGTCGTGCGGGCTGGGTGTCACCGGTGCGGCCGGTGTCGCTGGTGTCGTTCATCTCGGCCAGCAGCTCGTCGAGGCGCTGGTAGCGCTCCTCCGCCTGCCGGCGGTACCTCTCGATCCACTTCGTCATCAGGTCGAAGACCTCCGCCTCCAGGTGCACCGGGCGGCGCTGCGCGTCTCGGGTCCGGCTGACCAGTCCGGCCTCCTCGAGCACCTTGAGATGCTTGGAGACCGCCTGGACGGTCACCGCGTAGGGCGCCGCCAGGTCGTTGACCGTCGCGTCGCCGGCGGTGAGCCGGGCGACCATGTCGCGGCGGGTCGGGTCGGCCAGGGCGGCGAACACCCGGGAGAGCTGGTCGGTCACGGCGTCCGTCCTCAACTGATCGGTTGAAGAAACCGTAGACCGGCTCGCCGGCGTTGTCAACCGTCGGGTTGAACACGGTCCCCGGTCGGTCCCCAGCCTGCGGCCGACTGTCCAGGCGAAGCGTCAGTCGAGGGCGGCGACCTGGTCGGCGACCCACCGGGAGGGTGGCAACCCGCTGGACACCGA contains:
- a CDS encoding SRPBCC family protein — protein: MTTTNPAQATIEADPRVPIIRITREFAGTPEQLFRAHTDPDLFARWIGPHNITTKIDHWDARDGGSWRFVGIRGDEEYAFRGCFHTVSPERIVQTFTWEAMPDGVSLETLRFEDLGDGRTRLVAESLCDSFEGRDAWLASGMESGVNDGYAKLDALLGDGAV
- a CDS encoding metalloregulator ArsR/SmtB family transcription factor, encoding MTDQLSRVFAALADPTRRDMVARLTAGDATVNDLAAPYAVTVQAVSKHLKVLEEAGLVSRTRDAQRRPVHLEAEVFDLMTKWIERYRRQAEERYQRLDELLAEMNDTSDTGRTGDTQPARQEGTAS